Proteins encoded by one window of Patescibacteria group bacterium:
- a CDS encoding septum formation initiator family protein → MERKGFFARTKDRIESILPMTFSNLLIFAFILYLLFVVGRSIWVNYESNKQVEGERQRVAKLQSDVEMLQMEIAYYKTQSFKEKEARAKLGYMAPGEKVIVLPKDTPEDQVADLGRTEKTIKTPNYRLWIKYFFN, encoded by the coding sequence ATGGAACGGAAAGGTTTTTTTGCCAGAACCAAAGACAGGATAGAATCAATTTTGCCGATGACATTCAGCAATTTGCTGATTTTTGCTTTTATTTTATACCTTTTGTTCGTCGTAGGACGTAGTATCTGGGTAAATTATGAATCGAATAAACAAGTCGAAGGGGAAAGGCAAAGGGTCGCGAAATTACAATCAGATGTTGAGATGTTGCAAATGGAAATAGCATATTACAAGACCCAGTCGTTTAAAGAAAAGGAGGCGCGGGCAAAATTGGGTTATATGGCACCCGGGGAAAAAGTGATTGTGTTACCCAAAGACACCCCGGAGGATCAAGTTGCTGATCTGGGCAGAACCGAGAAGACGATAAAAACACCTAATTATAGGCTTTGGATAAAATATTTTTTTAATTGA
- a CDS encoding TasA family protein, with translation MLRIVKSLSVIAIVAALAIGATSAVFTSQASVNGNSFATGTLKIQINKEAGLPFSVSNMKPGDTTNKYMDVMNIGTLPAYYFVHVDTTMDNALYDALTVEMRNNDSSGALIYSGSLDGITGSANRINSSAFAFNPMPAGWSQRIWVKVTLPLATGDSVQGLATGFNIVMDAQSSL, from the coding sequence ATGTTAAGAATTGTAAAAAGTCTATCAGTGATCGCAATTGTTGCTGCCCTTGCAATTGGGGCAACATCGGCAGTGTTTACGAGCCAAGCGTCAGTTAATGGGAATTCGTTTGCGACAGGCACTTTGAAAATACAAATTAACAAAGAGGCTGGTCTACCATTCTCGGTTTCTAACATGAAGCCTGGTGATACAACAAATAAATATATGGACGTCATGAATATCGGGACGTTGCCAGCATATTATTTTGTCCACGTAGATACAACAATGGACAACGCTCTTTATGATGCTCTAACAGTTGAGATGAGAAATAATGATTCATCGGGTGCTTTAATTTATTCAGGTTCCCTGGATGGTATTACTGGTTCCGCAAATAGGATAAACTCAAGTGCTTTTGCTTTCAATCCAATGCCTGCTGGTTGGTCACAAAGAATTTGGGTCAAGGTCACTCTTCCGCTTGCAACTGGTGATAGTGTCCAAGGTCTTGCAACTGGATTCAATATAGTTATGGATGCTCAAAGCAGTCTGTAG